The window AGTAGCGACACATGAAGGCATGGGTGTTGGAAACGTGTAGTCAACTTCTGAAGCTCTACTTGACTCCATTTGTGTGAATTCAGTTTCATCAAACAGAGTGTATCCATCTCGTTTGTcctctactatcatattgtgcagtatgatacacgctcccattattttcctaatttttacTTTATCCCAAATAAGAGCCGGGTttttgactatggcaaatcgagcctgcaaatctccaaaagcacgctctacatctttatGCACAGCTTCTTATTGTCTCGCAAATAAAGCGGCTTTTGGAGTTTGTGGCAGTggaatagattggataaaagtagacCATTTTAgataaataccatccgtcagatagtaagccaattTATACTCATGTCCGTTGACACTGTATTTAACTTTAGGAGCTCGACCATGCAAAATATCATCGAAGGCTGGAGATCGGTCAAGaatattgatatcgtttaatgtacctggtaGTCCAAAGAAAGCATGCCAGATCCAGAGATCATATGAAGCCACCGCCTCTAAAACGATTGTGGGCTTTCCAGATCCGCGGGTGTATTGACATTTCCATGcggtgggacaattcttccactcccaatgcatacaatcgatgcttcctatcatgccGGGAAATCCGCGTAACTCGCCAATGTCGAGTAGTCTTTGAAGATCTGTTGGTGTGGGTCTTCTcaagtactcatctccaaataaatttacgactaaatttgtaaaattgtcCAAGCATGATAGCGCCACGTTTGCAGAAAGTCGGAAGTATTCGTCAAACACATCAGCTGCAgaaccatatgccatcatacgaacTGCTGCTGTACACTTTTGCAATGTAGACAGACCCAACCTTCCggtagcatctcttctttgttgaaaatagGGAACTTCATTTGCGAGCTTATCCACAATACGAATGAATAATAGCTTGTTCATCCTAAAACGGCGAGGGAAAATGTTGCGAGGGTAAGTAGGATcttcactgaaataatcattccacaagtGGTCATGACCGACTTCTCGATTTCTTTCATTGTGAATTcgcttttttcttggtttaggtGGTGGTTGACTTTGGATTGGTAGAGTAAGAAGATTTTGCCATACATGATTGGTGATTTGATCGCatgtttgattaaaacattcatcaagaatgtcatcaacatcattatgggaagaagaagccataTTTAGAGAGTTTGGAAATATAGAAAAGGATTATTGgtgtttaaaatttagaaaaggaaTTGTGTATTTGATCGGTTTAGTGTGTAGATTTTGTGTGTTAGCTTTGGACATGATATAGAAGAAATTGTGGTGtagaaaacttaaaatttgtGGTTCACAAACATTCTCTCAATATGTGGTTTATAATGATAAAAGAACATGTGTggtataaatacaaaaatacaatagTACTTCTAAAAATATGTGGTCAAAGTTCAATACCAAACAAAAGTGAATATGTACTTCTACAATTTTGTGGTAGAAGTACAATGCTACAATAGTGAATCCATATGCTTGTAGCTTCTTTTGGTGTCACGGGTTTAGAATATGCTCCATAGTCTCTCAAATAGTGAATCCATATGTTCGGCCTGCAATATAACCTGAAACACACTGAAACAAATAACACACTTAATTACactaaaacaagaaacacacttaaacaagaaacaattcGATTACACTAAAACAAGAAACACTTGGATTACATAAAGCTTGTCcgattacaaaaaaacacaagctTGTCTgattacaaaaaacacaaacatattTAGAACACAAACACCATTCAAATATGTTACAACTAAATACTTAGAAcactaaaaacacaaacatattTCGGATTCAACCTAATGACATCATGTCATTAATTAGCTTCTCCTTAAGAGCTTTTTCTGATTCAATTAGTGAATCCTTTTTAGCAATCAGATTTTCAAGCATCACATGCTTGATATGCTCCTTCTTCATAGCGAAATCCTTCTCTTTCAATTCAAAGTCCTTCTGCTTCATCTCATACATCTTTGAAACTCGATCCAACTGAAATTTCAAGTAAGCTTTCCCAGCTTCCTCCACATCAATGGGTTGGGTTTTAGAGCTTTTATTCAACTTCCCCTTGGCAGCCTTAACACCAGGAGGACGGGCAAGGGTTCATCCATATCAATCGGATGGTGTGCATCCTGTTCAGACCCATCAATACTCGCTCTTCCCCTTTTCACTCCATTACCTTTAATAGATGTGGAGGCACACCATTTTTGATCGTATCTTAAGACAAGCCATGCATGCTTCAAGGTAAACTTCTGTCCATGATCATTAAAGTATATTTGATGTGCTAACTTCAAcacatcatcttcattctgTCCACTAGACTTCTCCCTAGTCGCAGCCTCATAACATCCAGCGAACTTGCACACCAAGTCGTTTATCCTCCCCCACCTCTGCTTACAGTGACTCACCTCTCTCTTTGGCCGACCAACAGCATTCGGACAGGATGCAAAGTATTTTGCAATCCTCCCCCAAAAGGATGCAAGTCTTTTGCTGGTTGGAAGCAATCGGATCCTTGCTAGTGTTGAGCCAAGCGCTGACTAACATGATATCATCTGTTGGTAACCATGCTTTCCTTGACTTGCGGTTGTCTTGAGGGGATGGAGGTTCAGATGGAGTTTTAGAACATGGACTATCAAGAAGAGTGTATTCAAGGTTTTGGTTATCAAGTTGACTGTTTAACAAGTTCATATAGCTAGAGGAGGGATGATA is drawn from Camelina sativa cultivar DH55 chromosome 8, Cs, whole genome shotgun sequence and contains these coding sequences:
- the LOC109125944 gene encoding uncharacterized protein LOC109125944 codes for the protein MAYGSAADVFDEYFRLSANVALSCLDNFTNLVVNLFGDEYLRRPTPTDLQRLLDIGELRGFPGMIGSIDCTLNDINILDRSPAFDDILHGRAPKVKYSVNGHEYKLAYYLTDGIYLKWSTFIQSIPLPQTPKAALFARQ